From the genome of Candidatus Nanopelagicales bacterium, one region includes:
- a CDS encoding alpha/beta fold hydrolase, with product MTRRSVGRLGLLLLAAMLALPAVLGLSRADDGLAVRESVVDGVPLTLVEPADPAPPEGWPGVVVAHGFSGSRTLMLPLARGLARAGYAVQLLDFAGHGANPDPLPLDADGTAGTDRLGRDLAVAVEALAGSPGVDPDRLVLLGHSMGAGAVVAYAVSDAQGQERISATVAVSLPSAEDVPDGTPAQPRDLLLLVGAAESARFTDAALGALRAGYPDAQPERTYGDPAAGDARRMHVVPGVEHISIVLSADTLAATLDWLAPVTGGTSGPGQLDPTLRWLLLLTLAAAIAVVPIAGWAYGSVPTRAGPPTAAAPTVRWWWALALALGGAVAASVAAWVLGPLAERVPLAVGGYVAVWFVVAGATVLAVLGATGRGRPWALGSGRVALATVGVVAYAVAALALTGRATWSTWSWVGPRPWLGLLMLVAFGVYFLADEALVARASGWRRAAVAAGTRTIAVVVILGAVVLLGAPGFLVLLLPLMVVLFVLLGWYATVVARHTSVRWAPAAVQAVPLALLVATTFPLASS from the coding sequence GTGACTCGCCGCTCGGTCGGGCGGCTCGGCCTGCTGCTCCTGGCGGCGATGCTGGCGCTGCCCGCGGTCCTGGGGCTGTCGCGCGCCGACGACGGGCTCGCCGTCCGGGAGTCCGTCGTCGACGGCGTGCCGCTCACCCTGGTCGAACCCGCGGACCCCGCGCCGCCCGAGGGGTGGCCGGGAGTCGTCGTGGCGCACGGGTTCTCCGGCTCGCGCACCCTGATGCTCCCGCTGGCCCGCGGTCTCGCCCGGGCCGGATACGCCGTGCAGCTGCTGGACTTCGCCGGGCACGGCGCCAACCCGGACCCGTTGCCCCTCGACGCGGACGGAACCGCCGGGACCGACCGGCTCGGCCGTGACCTGGCCGTCGCCGTCGAGGCGCTGGCCGGCTCGCCAGGGGTGGACCCGGACCGGCTGGTCCTGTTGGGGCACTCGATGGGCGCGGGAGCGGTGGTGGCGTACGCGGTGTCCGACGCGCAGGGTCAGGAGCGGATCTCGGCGACGGTCGCAGTGTCCCTGCCGTCGGCGGAGGACGTCCCCGACGGCACGCCCGCGCAGCCGCGCGACCTGCTGCTGCTCGTGGGGGCGGCCGAGTCGGCGCGGTTCACCGATGCCGCCCTCGGGGCGCTGCGGGCCGGCTACCCCGACGCCCAGCCGGAGCGGACGTACGGGGATCCCGCGGCGGGGGACGCCCGCCGGATGCACGTGGTCCCCGGGGTCGAGCACATCTCGATCGTGCTGTCCGCGGACACGCTGGCGGCCACCCTCGACTGGCTCGCACCCGTGACCGGAGGCACCTCGGGACCCGGGCAGCTGGACCCCACGCTGCGCTGGCTCCTCCTGCTCACCCTCGCGGCCGCCATCGCCGTGGTGCCGATCGCGGGGTGGGCGTACGGGTCGGTGCCGACGCGCGCCGGCCCACCTACGGCCGCGGCGCCGACGGTCCGCTGGTGGTGGGCCCTCGCCCTGGCCCTCGGGGGTGCGGTCGCCGCGTCGGTCGCCGCCTGGGTCCTGGGCCCGCTGGCCGAGCGGGTGCCGCTGGCGGTGGGCGGCTACGTCGCGGTGTGGTTCGTCGTCGCCGGCGCCACCGTCCTCGCCGTGCTGGGGGCCACCGGTCGCGGCCGGCCCTGGGCTCTCGGGTCGGGGCGGGTCGCGCTGGCCACCGTGGGGGTCGTGGCCTACGCCGTGGCGGCGCTCGCGCTGACGGGCCGCGCGACGTGGAGCACCTGGTCATGGGTCGGGCCGCGGCCGTGGCTCGGTCTGCTGATGCTGGTGGCCTTCGGCGTCTACTTCCTCGCCGACGAGGCACTGGTCGCGCGGGCGTCCGGGTGGCGCCGCGCGGCGGTGGCCGCGGGCACCCGCACGATCGCGGTCGTGGTCATCCTCGGCGCGGTGGTGCTGCTGGGTGCGCCCGGCTTCCTGGTCCTGCTGCTTCCGCTGATGGTGGTGC
- a CDS encoding MFS transporter translates to MTGSPADASPGPRLRPARVAVAVAFAVQGVCFAALVTRIPTLQDRFDLSEGALAGLLALVPVVAGVGSVAAGALAPRRGSRALLRVLGPVVPLALVAAGFAGSLPLLVLALVVLGLGLGSVDATMNMQAVEVQAAYGRPVMASFYAVFSLANIVGAGLAAGAAATSWSLGAFFLGLALVAVPVQLAVGHTLLTGRHEAAAAETAQTGRPDVAVPWRPILALGLVLACVYVLDSSASNWSAVYLTDVLDSPESVAALAYGSYALAVLVARTAVDRVVIRTGPVRLVRLGGLVAVGAVVAVALAPSAPVALAAFALLGVGVAPAIPLAFAAADAHDPSASGRAVARVNVFNYVGFVVGAPLVGLVAEGSSLRWGFAVLVPVALVLVLLARAYRPAAAPHPLPST, encoded by the coding sequence ATGACCGGCTCCCCCGCGGACGCGAGCCCGGGCCCGCGGCTACGGCCCGCTCGGGTCGCGGTGGCCGTGGCGTTCGCGGTGCAGGGCGTGTGCTTCGCCGCCCTGGTCACCCGGATCCCCACCCTGCAGGACCGGTTCGACCTGTCCGAGGGGGCGCTGGCCGGGCTGCTCGCGCTGGTGCCGGTCGTCGCCGGGGTCGGCAGCGTGGCGGCGGGCGCGCTGGCTCCCCGCCGGGGCAGCCGAGCCCTGCTGCGCGTGCTCGGGCCGGTGGTCCCGCTGGCGTTGGTGGCCGCCGGGTTCGCCGGGTCCCTCCCGCTGCTGGTCCTCGCCCTGGTGGTGCTCGGGCTCGGGCTCGGCAGCGTGGACGCCACCATGAACATGCAGGCGGTGGAGGTGCAGGCCGCGTACGGGCGGCCCGTGATGGCCTCGTTCTACGCGGTGTTCAGCCTCGCCAACATCGTCGGCGCGGGCCTCGCCGCGGGTGCGGCGGCGACGTCGTGGAGCCTGGGCGCGTTCTTCCTCGGGCTCGCCCTCGTCGCGGTCCCCGTCCAGCTCGCCGTCGGCCACACCCTGCTCACCGGCAGGCACGAGGCCGCCGCCGCGGAGACCGCGCAGACGGGAAGGCCGGACGTCGCGGTTCCCTGGCGGCCGATCCTGGCGCTGGGACTGGTGCTGGCCTGCGTCTACGTGCTGGACTCCAGCGCCTCGAACTGGAGCGCGGTCTACCTCACCGACGTGCTGGACAGCCCCGAGAGCGTGGCCGCGCTCGCGTACGGGTCGTACGCCCTCGCGGTCCTGGTCGCCCGGACCGCGGTAGACCGGGTCGTGATCCGCACCGGTCCGGTCCGGCTGGTCCGTCTCGGCGGCCTCGTGGCGGTGGGCGCCGTGGTCGCGGTCGCCCTGGCCCCGTCGGCCCCCGTCGCGCTGGCCGCCTTCGCGCTGCTGGGGGTGGGGGTGGCCCCGGCCATCCCGCTGGCCTTCGCCGCCGCCGATGCGCACGACCCGTCCGCCAGCGGCCGGGCGGTCGCGCGGGTCAACGTCTTCAACTACGTCGGCTTCGTCGTGGGAGCCCCGCTCGTCGGACTCGTCGCCGAGGGCTCCTCGCTGCGCTGGGGCTTCGCGGTCCTGGTCCCGGTCGCGCTCGTCCTGGTGCTTCTGGCGCGGGCCTACCGGCCGGCCGCCGCCCCACACCCGCTGCCCTCCACCTGA
- a CDS encoding tetratricopeptide repeat protein: MADDHDHDHGAHDDLPSDEELTGRLAGLRAAGSTDAQEWTDVGVDLADSGRVEEAEECFRAAVALGETWVAFNLGNALADQGRLDDAAVEFQRAVDDGYEDAYVNLGVVLDELGRRDEARAAFAAAADAGDASGLLNLGVLALEDGDTAEAERRFAAAVAAGHPDARPELALLLVDDGRTAEAESLLRVGVEAGEPQSMLPLADLLAAGGAVAEAEALYLRAIDEGDLHARTNLGVLYAETDRRDDAEEQWVLAARDGDDLAAENLREIRRYN, translated from the coding sequence ATGGCCGACGACCACGACCACGATCACGGTGCGCACGACGATCTCCCCTCGGACGAGGAACTGACCGGTCGCCTGGCGGGGCTACGCGCGGCCGGCTCGACCGACGCGCAGGAGTGGACCGACGTCGGCGTCGACCTCGCCGACTCCGGTCGGGTCGAGGAGGCGGAGGAGTGCTTCCGCGCCGCGGTCGCCCTGGGGGAGACCTGGGTCGCGTTCAACCTCGGCAACGCGCTGGCCGACCAGGGCCGGCTGGACGACGCGGCGGTCGAGTTCCAGCGCGCGGTCGACGACGGCTACGAGGACGCGTACGTGAACCTCGGCGTGGTGCTGGACGAACTGGGCCGCCGGGACGAGGCGCGGGCCGCGTTCGCCGCGGCCGCGGACGCCGGGGACGCCAGCGGGCTGCTCAACCTGGGCGTGCTCGCGCTCGAGGACGGCGACACCGCCGAGGCGGAGCGCCGCTTCGCCGCCGCGGTCGCCGCCGGGCACCCCGACGCGCGGCCGGAGCTGGCCCTGCTGCTCGTCGACGACGGGCGTACCGCCGAGGCCGAGTCGCTGCTGCGGGTCGGGGTGGAGGCCGGCGAGCCGCAGTCGATGCTGCCGCTGGCGGACCTGCTGGCGGCGGGCGGGGCCGTCGCCGAGGCCGAGGCCCTGTACCTGCGGGCGATCGACGAGGGAGACCTGCACGCCCGGACCAACCTCGGCGTCCTGTACGCCGAGACGGACCGGCGCGACGACGCCGAGGAGCAGTGGGTGCTGGCCGCCCGCGACGGCGACGACCTCGCCGCGGAGAACCTCCGCGAGATCCGCCGCTACAACTGA